The following are encoded in a window of Helicobacter sp. 11S03491-1 genomic DNA:
- a CDS encoding YqaE/Pmp3 family membrane protein → MRLILALILPWLSFFTIGKPISGVICLMLQITFIGWIPASIWAVYALSGYKTDKKIAAALKKQNNQD, encoded by the coding sequence ATGAGATTAATTCTGGCATTAATATTACCTTGGCTATCGTTTTTTACTATAGGTAAGCCTATATCAGGAGTGATTTGTCTCATGCTTCAAATCACTTTTATTGGTTGGATACCCGCTTCTATTTGGGCAGTGTATGCGCTCTCCGGATACAAAACAGATAAAAAAATCGCCGCGGCATTAAAAAAACAAAATAATCAAGACTGA